Sequence from the Pseudomonas sp. 7SR1 genome:
ATGATCTGCTGGGAGGCGCTGGTCTGCTTGGTGTTGTAGCCGAGGCCGTCGAGCATCACCTGGGTCAGGGCGCTGGTGGCGATGACGTCGGTCCAGTTGACCACGCCCAGGCGCACGTTCTGGCACGCGGCGGGTTCGGCCGCCAGGGTCGCGGTGCTCAGGAAAGTGGTAGCGCTCAGTGCAAGGACGCAGGTGCTGATCAGTCGTTTCATGGTGGGTTCCTCGGCAGCTTATTGTTATGGGGCCCGGCATCTGCGTACCGGTGATGCCAAGGTACGTAGCCGCGCCTTCGGCAAAACGCACTGCGGCGACGCGCTCTTGCACTACAGCGACTCTTGAATGCCCCTTGCAACTGGCGTATCAAGGTTCGCACGCTACCCGCCAACCGAGTGCGCGTCATGTCCCAGGATTTCTACTTCTTGCTGATGCCGGGTTTTTCGGCCATCGGTTTCATTTCGGCCATCGAGCCGTTGCGGGTCGCCAACCGTTTTCGCGGCGAGCTGTACCGCTGGCACGTCCTGAGTGCCGACGGCGGTGCGGTGCTGGCGAGCAACGGCATGTCGGTCAACGCCGATGCGGCATTGGAGCCGCTGAAAAAGGGCGCGACCCTGTGGGTAGTGGCGGGGTTCGAGCCGCTGAAGTTTGCCACCAAGGCCCTGGAGCGCTGGCTGCACCGGCTGGACAAGGAGGGCGTGACCCTGGGCGGAATCGACACCGGCAGCGTGGTGCTGGCCGAAGCGGGGTTGCTGCAAGGGTACCGGGCAACCCTGCATTGGGAGGCGATCGAGGCATTCAAGGAGTCCTATCCGCAGTTGGACGTGACCCAGGAGCTGTTCGAAATCGACCGTCGGCGCATCACCTGTGCCGGTGGCACTGCCTCCATCGACCTCATGCTCGACCTGATCGGCCAGGCCCATGGTGCTGACCTGGCCATCCAGGTCAGCGAGCAATTCGTGCTCGGGCGCATCCGTCCGCGCAAGGATCACCAGCGCATGGAGATCGCCAGTCGCTACGGCATTCGCAACAAGAAGCTGGTGCACGTCATCGGAGAGATGGAGGCCCACAGCGAACCGCCCCTGAGCACCCTGGCGCTGGCCGAGTCCATCAACGTCACGCGCCGCCAGCTCGAGCGCCTGTTCCGCCTGCACCTGAACGATACGCCGAGCAATTTCTACCTGCGCCTGCGCCTGGAAAAGGCCCGCCAGCTATTGCGCCAGACCGACCTGAGCGTGCTGGAGGTGAGCATCGCCTGCGGGTTCGAATCGCCGTCTTATTTCACTCGCAGTTATCGAGCTCGGTTCGAGCGCTGTCCGCGGGAAGATCGGCGCAAGGTGGTCTGATGGCGCAGACATGCCCTTGCAGGAGCGAGCCGGCTCGCTCTCACAGGCGATCTGCTGCCTGAGGCATTATTGTTTCATCAACGCCGCACAGGCCGCCTTGTAGGCTTCATGCTGGTATTTGTTCAGCGTGGCAGGCAGGGCAAAGTCGTGCTTCTTGTTCTGCGCATTGATGGTCTGCGGGGACAGCAGCGTCGTTTCACAGCCTTCCAGCAACTGGAACACCCCTTCGATCTTGAATGTGGTGGGGCCGCCGGCGAATTCGCCTTTCTTGCTGCGTTTCTTGATGGCGATGCGTTCTATGCCGTTCTCGGTCACGAAGGCCCGTACCTGGGCGGCGAAAGCCTTGACGTTGGCGGCTTCGTCATCGTCGTCCAGGCTGATTTTCCGGGTCTTGAGCTCGACATGGCTCAACCCGTTCTGGTCCAGCGAGGCAACGGCGACAATCGCTTCGCTGCCTTTGATTTCTATGCCGCAGATAATCATGTATGCCCTTGGGTCTGGAGGTCGGGTGTTCCAGTGTATCGATCCCGGGGCCGGACGCCGCTACGATTTTTGCCGGTCAGTCCATGCTTTTTCGCAGGTCCAGCATGATCTTGTCGAAGTAATCGACCCGGATAATGCCGAAGCGGGGGTATTCGAAGTCCAGGATCACATACAGCACGCACACCATGACCGCCGCATAACCCAGGCTGTGCAGCCATTTGCGATGGGCCGTACCGGCCATGCCGTAGCCGATCAGCAAGGCACTGATCAGGGCCATGGTCAGCAACATGAGATAGATGACCAGCGGCGGGTGGGTTTCGTGGGCCACGGCGCGGGTCGTGGTGATGTCGATCATTTCGTTCTGCGCTTGCAGCGCGCTGGTTCCCAGCGTCGGGGTGGGCATCTTTTGCAGGGCGGCAACGGTGCTTTTCCAGATGGCCTGTTGCAAGGCACTGGCCCGGGCATGGGCGGACTCGTCGATCTGGTCCTCGCGCAAGTCCTGGTAGTACTCGATCCGGGCGTCGACATAGTCCCGGAATGCCTGGCGCAGGCCCGGTTGCTCGCTGGCCGGCAACAGGTCCAGGCGCAGCCAGGCGGTACCCATGGCGTTGGTTTCGGCGACGATCAGCGCGCGACGCTGATCCAGGCGCGTGGCGGCGCCGGAGAAGGTGAAGGCGATCAACAATGCCAACAGGCCGAACACCGCGCCTTCGATGGCCCCGACGCCCTGTCGTGCCCCTTCGGGATCCAGGGCCAGGTGACGGTTGCCGATCCGGCGACCGGCCTCGATGCTCAATACGATGGCGATGAAAATGGCGAACCCGTAGACGGGCAAGGCAGTAAGAGAGTGCATACGAAAATCCCTTGATTATCGTGTTGGACTCGTCTGTACAGCCTGGATCGGACGGGTTGTTCAGCCAGTGTAGACGGCGTTGACGGATAGAGCCTGCGACGCAGAGGAGGTCCCAGTTCCAGCTGGTCAGGGGCCAGGCAACGGGAACAGGCGTTCCCTGGCCTTCAATCCTGCCCAATCGACTCCAGGAATTCCGATCGGTCGTCGCTCACCTGAGCCATGCAGTCGTTTTCGGCGATCTTGTAGGCTTCGCTGCCGGGTTTGGCCGGGAAGGCGGCGATGGCGCAGTCGGCATCCCGCTGTTTCTGCCACAACTGTTGGGCTGCCTTGATCTTGCCGGTGATGTCGTTGAGCTGGGCCTTGTCGCTGGCGTAGCGGGTCTGCAGGCGCTCAAGGAGGCTTTGCAGGTTGTCGTTGAGCAGTTGCTCGGCGGCGGCCTTGCCGTAGGCCGAGCAGGCCAGGGTCTGGACGTCGTTTTCGACGGCGTCGCAGGGGTTCTGTTCGGTGTCTTCGGTGGCGTGTGCCACGGTGCTGATCAATGCCAAAGCCAGGAAGAGTGATTTCATTGCGTTGCCGCTCGAGTCCAGTGGAAGCCAGTGATGCGGCGGATTCTGGCGCAAGCGCCGGGCAAAGAACAGACGGGCAGGGCAGGCCCGTCGCAGCCCTTTGTCGTGGATTGACGCTTTCGGCAATTCCCCTGTCGTTTTTGCACCGGGTCGCCACGGCCCTCAGGCATATGCTGGCCCCAAAGCGCCGGCACACGTTTCGGCGCATGAAATCCGACAAAAGGGGACTGCCTGATGAGCCCAGCCGAATTGCACGCCGACAGCATCGTTATCGACGGGCTGATCATTGCCAAATGGAACCGCGAACTGTTCGAAGACATGCGCAAGGGCGGCCTGACCGCGGCCAACTGCACCGTGTCGGTGTGGGAAGGTTTCCAGGCCACCATCAACAATATCGTCGCGAGCCAGAAGCTGATCCGCGAGAACAGCGACCTGGTGATCCCGGTGAAGACCACCGCCGATATCAAGCGTGCCAAGGAGCAGGGCAAGACCGGCATCATCTTCGGTTTCCAGAACGCCCATGCCTTCGAAGACCAGCTCGGCTACATCGAGATCTTCAAGCAACTGGGCGTCGGCGTGGTGCAGATGTGCTACAACACCCAGAACCTGGTGGGGACCGGCTGCTACGAGCGCGACGGCGGCCTGTCGGGGTTCGGTCGTGAAGTGGTTGCCGAGATGAATCGGGCCGGCATCATGTGCGACCTGTCCCACGTGGGGTCCAAGACCTCCGAAGAAGTCATCCTCGAGTCGAAGAAACCGGTCTGCTATTCCCACTGCCTGCCGTCCGGCCTGAAAGAACACCCGCGCAACAAGTCCGATGAAGAGCTGAAGTTCATCGCCGACCACGGCGGCTTCGTCGGCGTGACCATGTTCGCACCGTTCCTGGCCAAGGGCATCGATTCGACCATCGATGACTACGCCGAGGCCATCGAATACACCATGAACATCGTCGGCGAAGACGCCATCGGCATCGGCACCGATTTCACTCAGGGCCATGGCCAGGATTTCTTCGAAATGCTGACCCACGACAAGGGCTACGCCCGTCGCCTGACCAACTTCGGCAAGATCATCAACCCGCTGGGCATCCGCACCGTGGGCGAGTTCCCGAACCTTACCGAGACACTGCTCAAGCGCGGTCACTCCGAGCGAGTAGTGCGCAAGATCATGGGTGAGAACTGGGTGAACGTTTTGAAAGACGTCTGGGGCGAATAAACGCCGCTGCTGCACCGAATCCTTTACCTGCGGCCATCCGCGCCGCGGGCAACATCACGAATTTCCGGAGTCAAGTTTCAATGGCCAAAATCGCCCCTCAACTGCCTATCGAAGTCGACAGCGAAACCGGTGTCTGGACCTCCGACGCCCTGCCGATGCTCTATGTGCCGCGTCACTTCTTCGTCAACAACCACATGGGCATCGAGGAAGTGCTGGGCGCCGACGCCTACGCCGAAATCCTCTACAAGGCCGGCTACAAGTCCGCCTGGCACTGGTGCGAGAAAGAAGCCGAATGCCACGGCCTGGAAGGCGTCGCGGTGTTCGAGCACTACATGAAGCGTCTGTCGCAGCGTGGCTGGGGCCTGTTCAAGATCCAGGACATCGACCTGGATAAAGGCACCGCCAGCGTCAAGCTCGAACACTCGGCATTCGTCTATGTGTACGGCAAGGTGGGGCGCAAGGTCGACTACATGTTCACCGGCTGGTTCGCCGGTGCCATGGACCAGATCCTCGCCGCCCGCGGCAGTTCGATCCGCACCGTGGCCGAGCAGGTCTATGGCGGTTCCGAAGAAGGCCACGACGACGGCCTGTTCATCGTCAAGCCGTTGTAAGTCGAGGATTGCGCCATGGCTTTTGAAGCAATGTTCCAGCCGATCCAGATCGGCAAGCTGACCATCCGCAACCGCGTGCTCAGCACCGCCCACGCCGAGGTCTATGCCACGGACGGCGGCATGACCACCGATCGGTACGTGAAGTACTACGAAGAGAAGGCCAAGGGTGGCATCGGCCTGGCGATCTGCGGTGGATCGTCCGTGGTCGCCATCGACAGCCCCCAGGAATGGTGGAGTTCGGTGAACCTGTCCACCGACCGCATCATCCCGCATTTCCAGAACCTGGCCGACGCCATGCACAAGCATGGCGCCAAGATCATGATCCAGATTACCCACATGGGGCGTCGCTCGCGTTGGGACGGCTTCAACTGGCCGACCCTGATGTCGCCGTCCGGCGTGCGTGAGCCGGTGCACCGTGCCACCTGCAAGACCATCGAGCCGGAAGAAATCTGGCGGGTGATCGGCAACTACGCCCAGGCGGCGCGCCGTGCCAAGGCCGGCGGCCTGGATGGCGTGGAGCTGTCCGCCGTGCACCAGCACATGATCGACCAGTTCTGGAGCCCGCGGGTCAACAAGCGTACCGACGAATGGGGCGGCAGCTTCGAAGGCCGCATGAAGTTCGGCCTGGAAGTGCTCAAGGCCGTGCGCGCCGAAGTGGGCGACGATTTCTGCGTGGGCATGCGCATCTGTGGTGACGAGTTCCACCCGGACGGCCTGTCCCACGAGGACATGAAGCAGATCGCCAAGTACTACGACGACACGGGCATGCTGGACTTCATCGGCGTGGTGGGGTCGGGTTGCGATACCCACAACACCCTGGCCAACGTCATTCCGAACATGAGTTATCCACCGGAGCCGTTCCTGCACCTGGCCGCCGGTATCAAGGAAGTGGTCAAGGTCCCGGTGCTGCACGCGCAGAACATCAAGGACCCGAACCAGGCCACGCGGATCCTGGAGGGCGGTTACGTCGACATGGTCGGCATGACCCGCGCCCACATCGCCGACCCGCACCTGATCGCCAAGATCAAGATGGGCCAGGTCGACCAGATCAAGCAGTGCGTCGGGGCCAACTACTGCATCGACCGCCAGTACCAGGGCCTGGATGTGCTGTGCATCCAGAACGCCGCGACGTCCCGCGAGTACATGGGCGTGCCGCACATCATCGAGAAATCCACCGGGCCCAAGCGCAAGGTGGTGGTGGTTGGCGCCGGCCCGGCGGGTATGGAAGCGGCTCGCGTGGCAGCCGAACGCGGCCACGACGTGACCCTGTTCGAGAAGAAGGAGTTCATTGGCGGCCAGATCACCACGGCCGCCAAAGCCCCGCAACGGGACCAGATCGCCGGCATCACC
This genomic interval carries:
- a CDS encoding GlxA family transcriptional regulator; translated protein: MSQDFYFLLMPGFSAIGFISAIEPLRVANRFRGELYRWHVLSADGGAVLASNGMSVNADAALEPLKKGATLWVVAGFEPLKFATKALERWLHRLDKEGVTLGGIDTGSVVLAEAGLLQGYRATLHWEAIEAFKESYPQLDVTQELFEIDRRRITCAGGTASIDLMLDLIGQAHGADLAIQVSEQFVLGRIRPRKDHQRMEIASRYGIRNKKLVHVIGEMEAHSEPPLSTLALAESINVTRRQLERLFRLHLNDTPSNFYLRLRLEKARQLLRQTDLSVLEVSIACGFESPSYFTRSYRARFERCPREDRRKVV
- a CDS encoding DUF3010 family protein: MIICGIEIKGSEAIVAVASLDQNGLSHVELKTRKISLDDDDEAANVKAFAAQVRAFVTENGIERIAIKKRSKKGEFAGGPTTFKIEGVFQLLEGCETTLLSPQTINAQNKKHDFALPATLNKYQHEAYKAACAALMKQ
- a CDS encoding bestrophin-like domain, whose translation is MHSLTALPVYGFAIFIAIVLSIEAGRRIGNRHLALDPEGARQGVGAIEGAVFGLLALLIAFTFSGAATRLDQRRALIVAETNAMGTAWLRLDLLPASEQPGLRQAFRDYVDARIEYYQDLREDQIDESAHARASALQQAIWKSTVAALQKMPTPTLGTSALQAQNEMIDITTTRAVAHETHPPLVIYLMLLTMALISALLIGYGMAGTAHRKWLHSLGYAAVMVCVLYVILDFEYPRFGIIRVDYFDKIMLDLRKSMD
- a CDS encoding lysozyme inhibitor LprI family protein — protein: MKSLFLALALISTVAHATEDTEQNPCDAVENDVQTLACSAYGKAAAEQLLNDNLQSLLERLQTRYASDKAQLNDITGKIKAAQQLWQKQRDADCAIAAFPAKPGSEAYKIAENDCMAQVSDDRSEFLESIGQD
- a CDS encoding dipeptidase, whose translation is MSPAELHADSIVIDGLIIAKWNRELFEDMRKGGLTAANCTVSVWEGFQATINNIVASQKLIRENSDLVIPVKTTADIKRAKEQGKTGIIFGFQNAHAFEDQLGYIEIFKQLGVGVVQMCYNTQNLVGTGCYERDGGLSGFGREVVAEMNRAGIMCDLSHVGSKTSEEVILESKKPVCYSHCLPSGLKEHPRNKSDEELKFIADHGGFVGVTMFAPFLAKGIDSTIDDYAEAIEYTMNIVGEDAIGIGTDFTQGHGQDFFEMLTHDKGYARRLTNFGKIINPLGIRTVGEFPNLTETLLKRGHSERVVRKIMGENWVNVLKDVWGE
- a CDS encoding DUF5943 domain-containing protein; the encoded protein is MAKIAPQLPIEVDSETGVWTSDALPMLYVPRHFFVNNHMGIEEVLGADAYAEILYKAGYKSAWHWCEKEAECHGLEGVAVFEHYMKRLSQRGWGLFKIQDIDLDKGTASVKLEHSAFVYVYGKVGRKVDYMFTGWFAGAMDQILAARGSSIRTVAEQVYGGSEEGHDDGLFIVKPL
- the dgcA gene encoding dimethylglycine demethylation protein DgcA, translating into MAFEAMFQPIQIGKLTIRNRVLSTAHAEVYATDGGMTTDRYVKYYEEKAKGGIGLAICGGSSVVAIDSPQEWWSSVNLSTDRIIPHFQNLADAMHKHGAKIMIQITHMGRRSRWDGFNWPTLMSPSGVREPVHRATCKTIEPEEIWRVIGNYAQAARRAKAGGLDGVELSAVHQHMIDQFWSPRVNKRTDEWGGSFEGRMKFGLEVLKAVRAEVGDDFCVGMRICGDEFHPDGLSHEDMKQIAKYYDDTGMLDFIGVVGSGCDTHNTLANVIPNMSYPPEPFLHLAAGIKEVVKVPVLHAQNIKDPNQATRILEGGYVDMVGMTRAHIADPHLIAKIKMGQVDQIKQCVGANYCIDRQYQGLDVLCIQNAATSREYMGVPHIIEKSTGPKRKVVVVGAGPAGMEAARVAAERGHDVTLFEKKEFIGGQITTAAKAPQRDQIAGITRWFQLELARLKVDLRLGVAADAATIMDLRPDVVVLAVGGHPNLEQNEHWGAAEGLVVSSWDVLDGKVAPGKNVLVYDTICEFTGMSVADFLADKGSQVEIVTDDIKPGVAIGGTSFPTYYRSMYPKEVIMTGDMMLEKVYREGDKLVAVLENEYTGAKEERVVDQVVVENGVRPDEEIYYALKEGSRNKGQIDVEALFAIKPQPCLEQSGDGYLLFRIGDCVAQRNTHAAIYDALRLCKDF